The genomic window CGCATGCTTTGCTGTTGTGCGGACCACGCGGGCTCGGCAAACGGGATTTTCTGCAGCGCTTCGTGCGTGGCTTGCTGTGCATGCATCCGAGCAACGGCGAAGCCTGCGGCAGCTGCCGCAGTTGCCTGCTGTTCGCGGCGGGTACGCATCCGGACTACGTCGCCCTGAGTTACGGGTTGCGCAAGGATGGCGTGCAGCGTTCGGAAATCGTGGTCGACCAGATTCGCGAGCTGTCCGCGCGACTCGCCACATCAAGCCAGTTTGGCGGTTGGCAGATCGCCAGTATCGATCCGGCCGATGCCATGAACGCCGCTGCAGCCAATGCGTTGCTCAAGACGCTGGAAGAGCCGGCGTCGCAAACCATGCTGATTCTTGTGGCCGACGAAGCCTGGCGTATGCCAGCGACCATCCGCAGCCGCTGCCAGCGCATCGATTTCCAGTTGCCTGACGAGCCGGCATCGCTGGCCTGGTTGCAGCAGACCGGCATTCGCGACCCACAGGCCGCGCTCGCGGCAGCTGGCGGCAATCCGGGGTTGGCCCGGATCTGGTCGGAAGAGGGCGCTTTGGCTCAGCGCCAGGAAGTCCGCAAAGATCTTACGGCGCTGGCCGCCGGGCGGGGTGACGCCATA from Dyella caseinilytica includes these protein-coding regions:
- the holB gene encoding DNA polymerase III subunit delta' — translated: MSIPPWHVEHWTRLQARRERDALPHALLLCGPRGLGKRDFLQRFVRGLLCMHPSNGEACGSCRSCLLFAAGTHPDYVALSYGLRKDGVQRSEIVVDQIRELSARLATSSQFGGWQIASIDPADAMNAAAANALLKTLEEPASQTMLILVADEAWRMPATIRSRCQRIDFQLPDEPASLAWLQQTGIRDPQAALAAAGGNPGLARIWSEEGALAQRQEVRKDLTALAAGRGDAIEMGKRWLDGGAEQRLWFAAQAVADEIRARAAAQTGPLSSGLDTESLGAWYDAANRTREALRGPLRGDLLLLELLGRWR